From a single Bradyrhizobium sediminis genomic region:
- a CDS encoding IPT/TIG domain-containing protein: MRRLGSLPRASLYALLAIIGCFFASAGPAVSQPLVKSAIQVDAGNTKLVGQTFAFRLTYNCTSISGPCLNGEVDDLLPAEVTFMSTVPAAPTGDIAAVNVTPNFGGSGRTRVQFVFVSPLTAGNSGDLIVNVQFPAGTAAGTTASNTADAINLGASPGTFTTPAVTVTAKAAPTVTATAPTTGTTLGGTAVTITGTNFIGTPTVTIGGNPATGVTVVNGTTITATTPAHAVGAVDVVVTTPGGTGTGSGLYTYTTPAPGVTAITPNSGTRLGGTAVTITGTNFTGTTAVAIGGIAATAFAVVNDTTITATTPAHAPGTVDVAVTTPSGPGIGAGLYAFAQTSTSTTLTSSLNPATVGQAVTFTAAVSSGSGTPTGSVTFMDGTTNIGSAALSAGTASLTVSTLTVGVHSITVVYAGNANFASSTSAVLAQSINVPADSTNLRALQIAATKMVAQGSGQAISGAIDAAISDGFSGNQPPVSPSGSGLRFNFGAEVPDGAHSGATQYTLRDPAMSSGPGSGRVDHAFSALASIDKAAKAPPPRATPREWLAWADVQTSRVNQQHGALTGPTFYGGQINALIGLTHKLAPDVLVGVLGGYETFDYRSDALVGRLKGDGWTVGSYLGWRILPGLRFDAAAAYSGIGYDGTAGTAAGTFNGKRLLVTSGLTGSYVAGGFTIEPSAKVYALWERQNAYVDSLGTSQAEHSFATGRASGGLKVIYPVAWTSSVGIAPYAGLYADYYFTGDDAAVLIAPGLLASQPFQTGWSARTVAGIATSFANGAVVTLGGEYGGIGSHTQLWTVRGRANVPF, from the coding sequence GGTGAAGTCCGCCATTCAGGTTGATGCAGGCAATACCAAGCTGGTCGGACAGACCTTCGCATTCCGGCTGACCTACAACTGCACCAGCATCTCCGGACCGTGCCTCAACGGGGAAGTCGATGATCTCCTGCCTGCCGAGGTCACTTTCATGTCGACCGTGCCGGCAGCGCCGACCGGCGATATCGCGGCGGTCAATGTGACGCCGAATTTCGGCGGGTCTGGCCGAACCCGGGTTCAATTTGTTTTTGTCAGTCCACTGACCGCCGGCAACAGCGGCGACCTGATCGTCAATGTCCAGTTCCCGGCCGGCACTGCGGCGGGCACGACGGCCTCCAACACCGCCGACGCCATCAATCTCGGAGCCTCACCGGGCACGTTCACCACGCCGGCGGTGACAGTCACGGCCAAGGCTGCGCCAACCGTGACGGCGACCGCTCCCACCACCGGCACCACACTCGGAGGCACGGCCGTCACCATTACCGGCACCAATTTCATCGGCACCCCAACCGTGACCATCGGCGGCAATCCAGCTACCGGCGTGACGGTGGTCAACGGCACCACCATCACCGCCACCACGCCGGCACATGCCGTCGGTGCGGTCGATGTCGTGGTGACGACACCGGGCGGCACCGGCACCGGATCGGGACTCTACACCTACACGACGCCGGCTCCGGGCGTGACGGCGATCACCCCCAACAGCGGCACCCGCCTTGGCGGCACAGCCGTCACCATCACCGGCACCAACTTCACCGGCACCACTGCCGTAGCCATCGGCGGAATCGCCGCGACCGCCTTCGCCGTCGTCAACGACACCACCATCACCGCGACCACGCCCGCACATGCGCCGGGCACGGTCGACGTCGCGGTGACAACGCCGAGCGGCCCCGGAATCGGAGCGGGCCTCTATGCCTTTGCCCAGACCTCAACCAGCACGACGCTGACCTCATCGCTCAATCCCGCCACCGTCGGCCAGGCAGTGACGTTCACGGCTGCCGTGAGCAGCGGGAGCGGCACACCGACCGGCAGCGTGACGTTCATGGACGGGACGACAAATATTGGGAGCGCGGCCCTGTCCGCAGGCACAGCGTCGCTCACCGTTTCGACCCTGACAGTAGGTGTGCATTCGATCACCGTAGTGTATGCGGGCAATGCGAATTTTGCATCGAGTACGTCGGCCGTGCTCGCACAATCCATCAATGTCCCGGCCGACAGCACGAATCTGCGCGCGCTTCAGATTGCCGCGACGAAAATGGTGGCACAGGGCTCCGGCCAGGCGATCTCCGGCGCCATCGATGCGGCGATCTCGGACGGATTCAGCGGCAACCAGCCGCCGGTCTCGCCGTCGGGATCCGGGCTCCGGTTCAATTTTGGCGCCGAGGTTCCGGACGGTGCCCATAGCGGCGCGACGCAATACACCCTGCGCGATCCCGCGATGTCATCAGGACCAGGCAGCGGCCGCGTCGATCACGCCTTCTCGGCGCTGGCCTCGATCGACAAGGCAGCCAAGGCACCGCCGCCGCGCGCGACACCGCGCGAGTGGCTGGCCTGGGCCGACGTGCAAACCAGCCGCGTCAACCAGCAGCATGGTGCGCTCACGGGGCCGACATTCTATGGCGGTCAAATCAATGCGCTGATCGGCCTCACCCACAAACTCGCGCCGGACGTTCTGGTGGGCGTGCTCGGCGGCTATGAGACATTCGACTACCGATCCGACGCGCTGGTCGGTCGCCTGAAGGGCGACGGCTGGACCGTCGGTTCTTACCTCGGCTGGAGAATATTGCCCGGACTGCGGTTCGACGCCGCCGCGGCCTATTCGGGCATCGGCTATGACGGCACCGCCGGCACCGCCGCCGGCACGTTCAATGGAAAGCGCCTGCTGGTGACCAGCGGACTGACGGGCAGCTACGTGGCCGGCGGTTTCACCATCGAACCATCGGCCAAGGTGTATGCGCTGTGGGAACGCCAGAACGCCTATGTCGATTCGCTGGGCACGTCGCAGGCCGAGCACAGTTTTGCGACCGGCCGCGCCTCCGGTGGCTTGAAGGTGATCTATCCGGTGGCGTGGACATCGAGCGTCGGCATTGCGCCCTACGCCGGGCTTTACGCGGACTACTATTTCACCGGCGACGATGCAGCGGTGCTGATCGCTCCCGGCTTGCTGGCGTCGCAGCCGTTCCAGACCGGCTGGTCCGCGCGCACCGTTGCGGGTATCGCGACAAGCTTTGCGAACGGCGCCGTCGTTACGCTCGGCGGAGAGTACGGCGGCATCGGCAGCCATACGCAGCTGTGGACCGTCCGCGGCCGTGCCAACGTTCCGTTCTGA
- a CDS encoding multicopper oxidase family protein translates to MLSRRRLLWIGGGVVAGLSLFPKSARSHGPAASHAGSPKLQKFVDPLPRLDQALKPSGTHEGSPLYEIAMRAVRQRLHRDLPPTPLWAYAGQFPGPTLDVRTGQRIFVRWVNEIPDGDFLIPQAFDAHLHGTHHGEPPTKTVVHLHGAVVAPDSDGRPDAWFSNGFAQRGAEWTREIYEYPNQQDACLLWYHDHAIGQTRLNVHAGLAGAYLIRDDHEDALGLPGGDHEVLLMIQDRSFAPDGSLTYPMAESAGSADRPGPWVPEFFGDTILVNGKAWPHLEVEPRKYRLRILNGSNARFYQLRLADGRSFLQIGTDQGLLPAPVEVRRLLLAPAERADVIVDFRGARGSIRLLNDAPTPYPNGETPDRRTTANVMEFRVGRRLARPDTARIPDKLRAVNPLLEREAKVRYMAFSEYKNAKGEPTAVLLNGRKWDAPVTIQCKVGDTEVWHLINPTEDAHPIHLHLVRFQVLDRQKFDGDDYLKAWNAEIPGEGPDPISAEPYLRGSRIPPPPQERGWKDTVRVDPGEVVRIIARFDGVPGKYPWHCHVLEHEDNEMMLQFELVP, encoded by the coding sequence ATGTTATCGAGACGACGCCTGCTCTGGATCGGCGGTGGCGTCGTTGCCGGTCTGTCGCTGTTCCCAAAGAGCGCACGAAGCCACGGCCCGGCTGCAAGTCATGCCGGCAGTCCGAAACTGCAAAAATTCGTCGATCCCCTGCCCCGGCTCGATCAGGCGCTGAAACCGAGCGGCACCCACGAAGGCAGCCCACTCTACGAGATCGCGATGCGCGCCGTCCGTCAGCGCCTGCATCGTGACCTGCCGCCGACGCCGCTGTGGGCCTATGCGGGTCAATTTCCCGGACCGACGCTCGATGTCCGCACCGGGCAGAGGATCTTCGTTCGCTGGGTCAATGAAATTCCGGACGGCGATTTCTTGATTCCACAGGCGTTCGACGCGCATCTGCACGGCACCCATCACGGCGAGCCGCCGACCAAGACCGTCGTGCATCTCCACGGCGCCGTGGTGGCGCCCGACAGCGACGGCCGGCCCGACGCATGGTTCAGCAACGGGTTCGCTCAGCGCGGAGCCGAATGGACGAGGGAGATCTATGAATATCCAAACCAGCAGGATGCCTGCCTGCTCTGGTATCACGATCACGCGATCGGCCAGACGCGGCTCAACGTCCATGCCGGACTTGCCGGCGCCTACCTCATCCGTGACGACCATGAAGACGCCCTTGGCCTGCCGGGCGGCGACCACGAAGTCCTGCTCATGATTCAGGACCGCAGCTTTGCGCCCGATGGCTCGCTGACTTACCCGATGGCGGAATCGGCAGGATCGGCGGATCGTCCGGGACCGTGGGTTCCGGAGTTCTTCGGCGATACCATTCTCGTGAACGGCAAAGCGTGGCCGCATCTGGAAGTCGAGCCGCGGAAGTACCGGCTGCGCATTCTCAACGGCTCCAATGCGCGCTTCTATCAATTGCGCCTCGCCGACGGCCGCAGCTTCCTGCAGATCGGGACCGACCAGGGGCTGTTGCCGGCCCCGGTGGAAGTGCGCCGCCTGTTGCTGGCGCCGGCCGAGCGGGCGGACGTCATCGTCGACTTCCGCGGCGCGCGCGGATCGATCCGCCTGTTGAACGATGCACCGACGCCCTATCCGAACGGCGAGACCCCGGACCGCCGAACCACGGCAAATGTCATGGAATTCCGTGTCGGCAGACGTCTCGCCCGGCCGGACACGGCGCGCATTCCCGACAAGTTGCGCGCCGTCAATCCGTTATTGGAACGCGAGGCCAAGGTGCGCTACATGGCCTTCAGCGAATACAAGAACGCGAAAGGCGAGCCGACCGCAGTCCTGCTCAACGGGCGAAAGTGGGATGCGCCGGTCACGATCCAGTGCAAGGTTGGCGATACCGAAGTGTGGCACCTGATCAACCCCACGGAGGACGCCCATCCGATCCACCTGCATCTCGTCCGCTTTCAAGTGCTCGATCGCCAGAAGTTCGACGGCGACGATTACCTGAAGGCATGGAACGCGGAGATCCCCGGCGAAGGTCCCGATCCGATTTCAGCCGAGCCCTACCTGCGCGGCAGCCGCATCCCGCCGCCACCCCAGGAGCGCGGATGG
- a CDS encoding MFS transporter: MRLPFFYGWVIVVVTFVTMAIGVNARTAFSLFFPPIIDEFGWERGVTAGAFSFGFVVSGAVSPLIGRMMDRYGPRAVMETGVALMAGGLLLAPLTTQPWHLYLTIGVMVGAGSVCLGYSGQSLFLPNWFNRRRGLAMGLAFAGVGIGSVTLLPWVQLMIEQTGWRTACTAMGIMILVVLAPINLLLRKRPEDVGLLPDGDAAPTATSAKPISNIVDPVWAGIDWTLRRAMRTARFWWLSSGYFCGLYVWYAVQVHQTKYLLDIGFSSGVAVWALGVVSLLGIPGQIWLGHLSDRIGREWIWTASCMGFAICFAALIALKFHPNVLLVYLMILTQGALGYGMTSIIGAIVLEIFQGKQYGSIFGTIMLAALAGGAAGPWFTGFLHDLSGSYTVAFAIGIGLSMLSAVAIWQASPGKVRAVAGQLHKANRPA, translated from the coding sequence ATGCGGCTTCCCTTCTTCTACGGCTGGGTCATCGTTGTCGTGACGTTCGTCACCATGGCGATCGGCGTCAATGCGCGCACGGCGTTTTCGCTGTTCTTCCCGCCGATCATCGACGAGTTCGGGTGGGAGCGCGGCGTCACCGCGGGCGCCTTCTCGTTCGGCTTCGTGGTTTCCGGCGCGGTGAGCCCGCTGATCGGCCGCATGATGGACCGCTATGGCCCACGTGCGGTGATGGAAACAGGCGTCGCGCTGATGGCGGGCGGCCTGTTGCTGGCGCCGCTGACGACGCAACCCTGGCATCTGTACCTGACGATCGGCGTCATGGTCGGCGCCGGCAGCGTCTGTCTCGGCTATTCCGGCCAGTCGCTGTTCCTGCCCAACTGGTTCAACCGCCGACGCGGTCTCGCCATGGGCCTTGCCTTCGCCGGCGTCGGCATCGGCTCCGTCACCCTGTTGCCCTGGGTGCAGCTGATGATCGAGCAGACCGGCTGGCGCACCGCCTGCACCGCGATGGGGATCATGATCCTGGTCGTGCTGGCGCCGATCAACCTGTTGCTGCGCAAGCGCCCCGAGGACGTCGGGCTGTTGCCCGACGGCGATGCCGCGCCGACGGCGACATCGGCGAAGCCGATATCGAACATCGTCGATCCTGTCTGGGCCGGCATCGACTGGACCCTGCGGCGCGCGATGCGCACCGCGCGCTTCTGGTGGCTCTCATCAGGCTATTTCTGCGGCTTGTACGTCTGGTACGCGGTGCAGGTTCACCAGACCAAATACCTGCTCGACATCGGCTTCAGCTCCGGCGTCGCGGTCTGGGCATTGGGCGTGGTCAGCCTGCTTGGCATTCCCGGCCAGATATGGCTCGGGCATCTCTCCGACCGGATCGGGCGCGAATGGATCTGGACGGCGAGCTGCATGGGTTTTGCGATCTGCTTCGCGGCCCTGATCGCGCTGAAGTTCCATCCAAACGTGCTGCTGGTCTACCTGATGATTCTGACGCAAGGCGCGCTCGGCTACGGCATGACCTCGATCATCGGCGCGATCGTGCTGGAGATCTTTCAGGGCAAGCAATATGGCAGCATCTTCGGCACCATCATGCTCGCCGCGCTGGCGGGAGGCGCCGCGGGACCCTGGTTCACCGGCTTTTTGCACGATCTCTCGGGCAGCTATACGGTCGCCTTTGCGATCGGTATTGGCCTTAGCATGTTGTCCGCGGTCGCGATCTGGCAGGCGTCGCCCGGCAAGGTCCGGGCCGTCGCGGGGCAATTGCATAAAGCGAATAGGCCGGCCTGA
- a CDS encoding Crp/Fnr family transcriptional regulator, with protein sequence MLTPEKLLSALPAEALKAASERDLAKGTLLFAQGARPKAMHCVLYGEIRLVRTSSAGADIILQRSRGGFIAEASLDQASYHCNAVAIERSRVVAIPRDAFQRALATAHFRDAWIGYVSAELRRARAQSERLMLRTARERISHFIETEGRNDAVKLDYTKKAWAAELGLTHEALYRALASMIAAGELFEPRPGLLSLVK encoded by the coding sequence ATGCTCACACCAGAGAAATTGCTGTCGGCATTGCCCGCCGAAGCGCTCAAGGCCGCTTCGGAGCGGGACCTTGCCAAGGGAACCCTGCTGTTCGCACAGGGCGCCAGGCCGAAAGCGATGCATTGCGTGCTGTACGGCGAAATCAGGCTGGTGCGCACCTCTTCTGCCGGTGCAGACATCATCCTGCAACGATCGCGCGGCGGTTTCATCGCCGAGGCCAGCCTCGACCAGGCCTCCTATCACTGCAACGCCGTGGCGATCGAACGATCGCGCGTTGTCGCCATCCCCCGGGACGCTTTTCAAAGGGCGCTGGCGACCGCGCATTTCAGGGACGCCTGGATCGGCTATGTCAGCGCGGAGTTGCGCCGTGCCCGCGCCCAGAGCGAACGTCTGATGCTCCGGACCGCGCGCGAACGCATCAGCCACTTCATCGAGACGGAGGGCCGCAATGACGCGGTCAAACTCGACTATACCAAGAAGGCGTGGGCCGCCGAGCTTGGCTTGACCCACGAGGCGCTGTATCGCGCACTCGCGTCGATGATCGCGGCAGGAGAGCTGTTCGAGCCGCGCCCCGGCCTGTTGAGCCTCGTCAAATGA